From a single Kitasatospora sp. NBC_00458 genomic region:
- a CDS encoding metallophosphoesterase translates to MMRETNQVQAAQDTGAAGTAAADGSFGIVQISDLHFQDSPGTRGFISHEPDEGLAAVLADAGQAIAGASLVVATGDLADTGEPGAYERMGAVLDTLPVPVYCLAGNHDRQDELQACLPRPNVHLESAVRVGNWLMLFLDSNAHGREADGDGTYRDRDDRVHAAAQPGLTPAEEARARGVLAATGAEHVFVWLHQPPLLRTAPDVDSYRGLAALVRDFPAIRAIGAGHLHGDLSGEFEGRPVYVCPSTYYSIDHTNGSLDGPGYRTYTLHPDGRVDTEVRTVPGGITEGMRRARLPRHLAELLAGRITGDEIEALSDAEFEERFGEPRAIRRS, encoded by the coding sequence ATGATGCGAGAGACGAACCAGGTCCAGGCGGCCCAGGACACCGGAGCAGCCGGGACGGCCGCAGCCGACGGGTCCTTCGGCATCGTCCAGATATCCGACCTGCACTTCCAGGACTCCCCCGGGACCAGGGGGTTCATCTCCCACGAACCCGACGAGGGACTCGCCGCCGTCCTCGCCGACGCCGGGCAGGCGATCGCCGGGGCCTCGCTGGTCGTCGCCACCGGCGACCTCGCGGACACCGGCGAGCCCGGCGCGTACGAGCGGATGGGCGCGGTCCTCGACACGCTCCCCGTCCCGGTCTACTGCCTCGCCGGAAACCACGACCGGCAGGACGAACTGCAGGCCTGCCTGCCCCGCCCCAACGTGCACCTGGAGTCGGCCGTCCGGGTCGGGAACTGGCTGATGCTGTTCCTCGACAGCAACGCGCACGGCCGCGAGGCCGACGGCGACGGCACCTACCGCGACCGCGACGACCGGGTGCACGCGGCCGCCCAACCGGGCCTCACCCCGGCGGAGGAGGCCCGGGCCCGCGGGGTCCTGGCGGCCACCGGCGCCGAGCACGTCTTCGTCTGGCTGCACCAGCCGCCGCTGCTCCGGACCGCCCCGGACGTCGATTCCTACCGCGGCCTCGCCGCGCTGGTGCGCGACTTCCCCGCGATCCGGGCGATCGGCGCGGGCCACCTGCACGGCGACCTGTCCGGAGAGTTCGAGGGCCGCCCGGTGTACGTGTGCCCGTCGACCTACTACAGCATCGACCACACGAACGGCAGCCTCGACGGCCCCGGCTACCGCACCTACACCCTGCACCCCGACGGCCGCGTCGACACCGAGGTCCGCACCGTGCCCGGCGGGATCACCGAGGGCATGCGGCGCGCGCGGCTGCCCCGCCACCTCGCCGAACTGCTGGCGGGCCGGATCACCGGTGACGAGATCGAGGCCCTGAGCGACGCCGAGTTCGAGGAGCGCTTCGGCGAACCCCGCGCGATCCGCCGGAGCTGA
- a CDS encoding glycosyltransferase — MRVVLSAYGSRGSVEPMAGLAVRLRELGAQVRVCAPPDEEFAQRLAGVGVEAVPVGDPVRPLVTTVTPGSAAGLAKRVADLMAAQFDTLAAAAEGCDALVATGPLPAVAAARSVAERLGARYVHASHQPVSLPSPHQAPPARRGRPLPAEESDNRALWDLDARIADEMFGEELDSRRAAAGLPPVTGVRDYAFTGSPWMAADPFLAPWRPTDLAVVQTGAWILPDDRPLPAGLTAFLDAGTPPVYVGFGSTPVQDPAGVARAAVEAARARGLRVVLARGWAGLDAVDDREDCFVVGEVNQQALFRRSAAVVHHGSAGTTTTAALAGVPQVVVAQGADQPYWAGRVAALGIGAAHDGPVPTAGSLSAALATAQAPGTRERASVVAGTVRTDGAAVAARLLLDAVGRG; from the coding sequence ATGCGTGTGGTGTTGTCGGCGTACGGGTCGCGGGGCAGTGTCGAGCCGATGGCGGGGCTCGCGGTGCGGCTGCGGGAACTCGGCGCGCAGGTACGGGTGTGCGCGCCCCCTGACGAGGAGTTCGCGCAGCGGCTGGCCGGCGTCGGCGTCGAGGCGGTGCCGGTCGGCGACCCGGTGCGGCCGCTGGTGACCACGGTGACCCCGGGGTCGGCGGCGGGCCTGGCCAAGCGCGTCGCCGACCTGATGGCCGCGCAGTTCGACACCCTCGCCGCAGCGGCGGAGGGGTGCGACGCCCTGGTCGCGACCGGCCCGCTGCCGGCCGTGGCCGCGGCCCGGTCGGTGGCCGAGAGGCTGGGCGCCCGCTACGTGCACGCGAGCCACCAGCCGGTCAGCCTGCCGTCGCCGCACCAGGCGCCGCCCGCGCGGCGGGGCCGGCCGCTGCCCGCGGAGGAGTCCGACAACCGCGCGCTGTGGGACCTCGACGCCCGGATCGCCGACGAGATGTTCGGCGAGGAGCTCGACTCCCGCCGGGCGGCGGCCGGCCTGCCACCGGTGACCGGTGTCCGCGACTACGCCTTCACCGGCAGTCCGTGGATGGCCGCGGACCCGTTCCTCGCCCCGTGGCGGCCGACGGACCTCGCCGTGGTGCAGACCGGCGCGTGGATCCTGCCGGACGACCGCCCGCTCCCCGCCGGACTGACGGCCTTCCTGGACGCCGGCACGCCACCCGTGTACGTGGGGTTCGGCAGCACCCCCGTGCAGGATCCGGCGGGCGTCGCCCGGGCCGCCGTGGAGGCCGCCCGGGCGCGCGGCCTCCGCGTGGTCCTCGCCCGCGGCTGGGCGGGTCTGGACGCGGTCGACGACCGGGAGGACTGCTTCGTCGTCGGCGAGGTCAACCAGCAGGCGCTGTTCCGCCGGTCGGCCGCCGTCGTGCACCACGGCAGCGCGGGCACCACGACGACCGCCGCGCTGGCCGGTGTGCCGCAGGTGGTGGTGGCCCAGGGCGCCGACCAGCCGTACTGGGCCGGGCGGGTGGCCGCCCTCGGGATCGGCGCGGCCCACGACGGACCGGTCCCGACCGCCGGGTCCCTGTCGGCGGCGCTCGCCACGGCCCAGGCGCCGGGCACCCGCGAACGGGCTTCCGTCGTGGCCGGCACGGTGCGCACCGACGGGGCGGCGGTGGCGGCGCGGCTGCTGCTCGACGCCGTCGGCCGGGGCTGA
- a CDS encoding carotenoid oxygenase family protein, producing MTAVAKPYLTGHYAPVADEITATGLTVEGTLPPELTGRLIRNSHNPKPGVTPTHWFKGSGMVHGIRLREGRAEWYRNRWVHTPALDGAPYMTEHGPDLTASTAGTHVIEHGGRLLALCESALPFELTADLETVGAYDWNGRLTSAMTAHPREDPVTGELHFFASSPFPPYLIHHVSSPDGTVLTSQEVPGASAALKHDFVITEHHVVFLEGSVTFDPGDHSGIPYGWNDAQAARIGVMPRGEGRASEVRWFPIEAGYAMHFANAYEDAAGRVVIEGPAVGRDGWQRSWNWWIGAPDRGAEPNSGSRSRRWTVDLAAGRVREEWTDDLTVEFPTINEAYLGREHRYQYALSFPDDRGVGNHTLVKYDRRTGDRQLLPVGTGQLPSEALFVPASGRADADEDAGYLLTVVSDLNADASRLLVLDASDLTLPPVATVHLPRRVPAMIHGSWIPDAGPSA from the coding sequence ATGACCGCCGTCGCCAAGCCCTACCTGACCGGCCACTACGCCCCCGTCGCCGACGAGATCACCGCCACCGGCCTCACCGTCGAGGGCACCCTGCCGCCCGAGCTGACGGGTCGGCTGATCCGCAACAGCCACAACCCGAAGCCCGGCGTCACCCCGACCCACTGGTTCAAGGGCAGCGGCATGGTGCACGGCATCCGGCTCCGCGAGGGCCGCGCCGAGTGGTACCGCAACCGCTGGGTCCACACCCCCGCCCTGGACGGCGCCCCCTACATGACCGAGCACGGCCCCGACCTCACCGCCTCGACCGCCGGCACCCACGTCATCGAACACGGCGGCCGACTGCTCGCGCTCTGCGAGTCGGCGCTCCCCTTCGAGCTGACCGCCGATCTGGAGACCGTCGGCGCCTACGACTGGAACGGCCGGCTCACCTCCGCCATGACCGCCCACCCCCGGGAGGACCCGGTCACCGGCGAGCTGCACTTCTTCGCCTCCTCCCCGTTCCCGCCCTACCTGATCCACCACGTCTCCTCGCCCGACGGCACCGTGCTGACCAGCCAGGAGGTGCCCGGCGCGAGCGCCGCCCTGAAGCACGACTTCGTGATCACCGAGCACCACGTGGTCTTCCTGGAGGGCTCGGTCACCTTCGACCCGGGCGACCACTCGGGGATCCCGTACGGCTGGAACGACGCGCAGGCGGCCCGGATCGGTGTCATGCCGCGCGGTGAGGGTCGGGCGTCGGAGGTGCGCTGGTTCCCGATCGAGGCCGGGTACGCGATGCACTTCGCCAACGCCTACGAGGACGCCGCCGGGCGCGTCGTGATCGAGGGCCCGGCCGTCGGCCGTGACGGCTGGCAGCGCTCCTGGAACTGGTGGATCGGCGCCCCCGACCGCGGCGCCGAGCCCAACTCCGGCTCCCGCAGCCGCCGCTGGACCGTCGACCTGGCGGCCGGGCGGGTCCGCGAGGAGTGGACCGACGACCTCACCGTCGAGTTCCCGACCATCAACGAGGCCTACCTCGGCCGCGAGCACCGCTACCAGTACGCGCTGTCGTTCCCCGACGACCGGGGCGTCGGCAACCACACGCTGGTCAAGTACGACCGCCGCACCGGGGACCGGCAGCTGCTGCCGGTCGGCACCGGGCAGCTGCCCAGCGAGGCCCTGTTCGTCCCGGCCTCCGGTCGGGCCGACGCGGACGAGGACGCCGGCTACCTGCTCACGGTGGTGAGCGACCTGAACGCCGACGCCTCCAGGCTGCTGGTCCTGGACGCCTCCGACCTCACGCTCCCGCCGGTCGCCACCGTCCACCTGCCGCGCCGGGTGCCCGCGATGATCCACGGCTCCTGGATCCCGGACGCCGGACCGTCCGCCTGA
- a CDS encoding MOSC domain-containing protein, protein MGGTVTAVSSNGEYSFTKPNRDGITLLAGLGVEGDVHAGVTVRHRSRVAQDPTQPNLRQVHLIHEELFAEVAEKGFEVAPGQLGENITTGGIDLLGLPVGTLLRIGDEAVLEVTGLRNPCLQIDAFREGLLKQVVGRDEAGNVVRKAGIMSVVRTGGVVRAGDPIGVELPAGPHRPLDRV, encoded by the coding sequence ATGGGCGGCACGGTCACGGCGGTCAGCAGCAACGGCGAGTACTCCTTCACCAAGCCCAACCGGGACGGCATCACGCTGCTGGCGGGCCTCGGGGTGGAGGGGGACGTGCACGCGGGCGTGACGGTGAGGCACCGCTCACGGGTCGCGCAGGATCCGACGCAGCCCAACCTGCGGCAGGTCCACCTGATCCACGAGGAGCTGTTCGCCGAGGTGGCGGAGAAGGGGTTCGAGGTGGCGCCCGGTCAGTTGGGGGAGAACATCACCACCGGGGGGATCGACCTGCTCGGCCTGCCGGTCGGGACGCTGCTGCGGATCGGGGACGAGGCGGTCCTGGAGGTCACCGGGCTGCGCAACCCCTGCCTGCAGATCGACGCTTTCCGGGAGGGTCTGCTGAAGCAGGTCGTGGGGCGGGACGAGGCCGGGAACGTGGTGCGCAAGGCCGGGATCATGAGCGTGGTCCGGACGGGCGGCGTGGTGCGGGCCGGAGACCCGATCGGGGTCGAGCTCCCCGCGGGGCCGCACCGGCCACTGGACCGGGTCTGA